One genomic segment of Syngnathus acus chromosome 1, fSynAcu1.2, whole genome shotgun sequence includes these proteins:
- the LOC119128369 gene encoding gastrula zinc finger protein XlCGF57.1-like isoform X2 has protein sequence MEQRFLCTIKEEKELEQPCNKEEGEDSCDMKTEVEDTYDVKKEEEEDACKMPFKSLEEGQHEVSKGAEPPSCSSSQQMTREGDGDHCGGSQAAPPSESPDVSSHVPGPAESQNKQWQCSQCGLFYANSKGLKRHTKKKFSCSLCGQIFCQKRTLTKHSRTHTGEKRFSCSDCGKRFSAKQSLKYHTRTHTGEKPFSCSVCGQRFSMKKPLKIHTRIHTGEKPYSCSVCGQAFSVNAHLKIHTRIHTGEKPYSCSVCGQRFSVNTHLKTHIRNHTGEKPFSCSDCGKRFSAKESLKVHTKFHTGEKPFSCSVCDKRFSRKGSLTIHTTIHTGEKLFSCSDCGKRFSAKESLKFHTRTHTGEKPFSCSVCGQRFSAKKTLQTHTRTHTGEKPFSCSDCGKRFSVNIRLKFHARTHTGEKPFSCSVCGKGFSQKGSLTIHTKIHTGEKPFSCSVCGKGFSQKDRLEGHKRTHTGEKPFSCSVCGKRCSLKSNLKVHTRIHTGEKPFTCSLCGQAFSHRVSLIRHTGTHT, from the coding sequence ATGGAGCAGAGGTTTCTTTGCACCATAAAAGAGGAGAAAGAACTGGAGCAGCCTTGTAAtaaagaggagggagaggacTCCTGCGACATGAAAACAGAGGTAGAAGACACCTATGACgtcaaaaaggaggaggaggaggatgccTGCAAGATGCCTTTCAAGAGTTTAGAAGAGGGTCAACATGAGGTGAGCAAAGGGGCGGAGCCTCCAAGCTGCAGCTCAAGTcaacaaatgaccagagaaggtgatggagaccaCTGTGGAGGATCACAAGCAGCTCCACCATCAGAGAGTCCTGACGTGTCATCACATGTTCCTGGTCCTGCTGagtctcaaaacaaacaatggcaATGTTCCCAGTGTGGATTGTTTTATGCTAATAGCAAAGGTTTGAAAcgacacacaaagaagaagTTTTCCTGCTCACTTTGTGGCCAAATATTCTGTCAGAAGAGAACCTTAACAAAGCACTCAAGAActcacactggcgagaaacgcTTTTCATGCTCAGATTGTGGGAAAAGATTTTCAGCGAAGCAAAGCTTAAAATACCATACAAGAACTCACAccggtgagaaacctttttcatgctcagtttgtgggcaAAGATTTTCAATGAAGAAACCCTTAAAaattcatacaagaatccacactggtgagaaaccttattcctgctcagtttgcgGCCAAGCATTCTCTGTGaatgcacatttaaaaattcatacaagaatccacactggtgagaaaccttattcctgctcagtttgcggccaaagattctctgtgaatacacatttaaaaacCCACATAAGAaaccacactggtgagaaacctttttcatgctcagatTGTGGGAAAAGATTTTCAGCGAAGGAAAGCTTAAAAGTTCATACAAAATttcacactggcgagaaacctttttcatgctcagtttgtgacAAAAGATTTTCACGTAAGGGAAGCTTGACAATTCATACAacaatccacactggtgagaaacttttttcatgctcagattgtgggaaaagattttcagcgaaggaaagcttaaaatttcatacaagaacccacactggtgagaaacctttttcatgctcagtttgtgggcaAAGATTTTCAGCGAAGAAAACCTTACAAActcacacaagaacccacactggtgagaaacctttttcatgctcagatTGTGGGAAAAGATTTTCAGTGAACATAAGGTTAAAATTTCATGCAAGAActcacactggcgagaaacctttttcatgctcagtttgtggcaaaGGATTTTCACAAAAGGGAAGCTTGACAATTCATACaaaaatccacactggtgagaaacctttttcatgctcagtttgtggcaaaGGATTTTCACAAAAGGATCGCTTAGAAGGGCACaaaagaacccacactggtgagaaacctttttcatgctcggTTTGTGGCAAAAGATGTTCACTGAAGTCAAACTTGAAAgttcatacaagaatccacactggtgaaaAACCTTTTACATGCTCACTTTGTGGTCAAGCATTCTCTCACAGGGTAAGCTTAATCAGGCACACAGGTACCCACACCTAA
- the LOC119128369 gene encoding oocyte zinc finger protein XlCOF20-like isoform X3, which produces MFARTTAKYVEGKDGSRQRLEALRLQPYVVLRRADISEAIHPKQQEPERLHIKEEGVGKELHRFNEQMEQRFLCTIKEEKELEQPCNKEEGEDSCDMKTEVEDTYDVKKEEEEDACKMPFKSLEEGQHEVSKGAEPPSCSSSQQMTREGDGDHCGGSQAAPPSESPDVSSHVPGPAESQNKQWQCSQCGLFYANSKGLKRHTKKKFSCSLCGQIFCQKRTLTKHSRTHTGEKRFSCSDCGKRFSAKQSLKYHTRTHTGEKPFSCSVCGQRFSMKKPLKIHTRIHTGEKPYSCSVCGQAFSVNAHLKIHTRIHTGEKPYSCSVCGQRFSVNTHLKTHIRNHTGEKPFSCSDCGKRFSAKESLKVHTKFHTGEKPFSCSVCDKRFSRKGSLTIHTTIHTGEKLFSCSDCGKRFSAKESLKFHTRTHTGEKPFSCSVCGQRFSAKKTLQTHTRTHTGEKPFSCSVCGQAFSHRVSLIRHTGTHT; this is translated from the exons atgtttgcaagGACCACAGCAAAGTACGTGGAGGGAAAGGACGGTAGTCGTCAACGACTGGAAGCTCTTCGGCTGCAGCCTTATGTTGTGTTACGCAGAGCAG ACATCAGTGAAGCTATCCATCCTAAGCAGCAGGAGCCAGAGCGACTTCACATTAAAGAGGAAGGTGTGGGCAAAGAGCTCCATCGCTTCAATGAACAAATGGAGCAGAGGTTTCTTTGCACCATAAAAGAGGAGAAAGAACTGGAGCAGCCTTGTAAtaaagaggagggagaggacTCCTGCGACATGAAAACAGAGGTAGAAGACACCTATGACgtcaaaaaggaggaggaggaggatgccTGCAAGATGCCTTTCAAGAGTTTAGAAGAGGGTCAACATGAGGTGAGCAAAGGGGCGGAGCCTCCAAGCTGCAGCTCAAGTcaacaaatgaccagagaaggtgatggagaccaCTGTGGAGGATCACAAGCAGCTCCACCATCAGAGAGTCCTGACGTGTCATCACATGTTCCTGGTCCTGCTGagtctcaaaacaaacaatggcaATGTTCCCAGTGTGGATTGTTTTATGCTAATAGCAAAGGTTTGAAAcgacacacaaagaagaagTTTTCCTGCTCACTTTGTGGCCAAATATTCTGTCAGAAGAGAACCTTAACAAAGCACTCAAGAActcacactggcgagaaacgcTTTTCATGCTCAGATTGTGGGAAAAGATTTTCAGCGAAGCAAAGCTTAAAATACCATACAAGAACTCACAccggtgagaaacctttttcatgctcagtttgtgggcaAAGATTTTCAATGAAGAAACCCTTAAAaattcatacaagaatccacactggtgagaaaccttattcctgctcagtttgcgGCCAAGCATTCTCTGTGaatgcacatttaaaaattcatacaagaatccacactggtgagaaaccttattcctgctcagtttgcggccaaagattctctgtgaatacacatttaaaaacCCACATAAGAaaccacactggtgagaaacctttttcatgctcagatTGTGGGAAAAGATTTTCAGCGAAGGAAAGCTTAAAAGTTCATACAAAATttcacactggcgagaaacctttttcatgctcagtttgtgacAAAAGATTTTCACGTAAGGGAAGCTTGACAATTCATACAacaatccacactggtgagaaacttttttcatgctcagattgtgggaaaagattttcagcgaaggaaagcttaaaatttcatacaagaacccacactggtgagaaacctttttcatgctcagtttgtgggcaAAGATTTTCAGCGAAGAAAACCTTACAAActcacacaagaacccacactggtgagaaacctttttcatgctcag TTTGTGGTCAAGCATTCTCTCACAGGGTAAGCTTAATCAGGCACACAGGTACCCACACCTAA
- the LOC119128369 gene encoding gastrula zinc finger protein XlCGF57.1-like isoform X1 gives MFARTTAKYVEGKDGSRQRLEALRLQPYVVLRRADISEAIHPKQQEPERLHIKEEGVGKELHRFNEQMEQRFLCTIKEEKELEQPCNKEEGEDSCDMKTEVEDTYDVKKEEEEDACKMPFKSLEEGQHEVSKGAEPPSCSSSQQMTREGDGDHCGGSQAAPPSESPDVSSHVPGPAESQNKQWQCSQCGLFYANSKGLKRHTKKKFSCSLCGQIFCQKRTLTKHSRTHTGEKRFSCSDCGKRFSAKQSLKYHTRTHTGEKPFSCSVCGQRFSMKKPLKIHTRIHTGEKPYSCSVCGQAFSVNAHLKIHTRIHTGEKPYSCSVCGQRFSVNTHLKTHIRNHTGEKPFSCSDCGKRFSAKESLKVHTKFHTGEKPFSCSVCDKRFSRKGSLTIHTTIHTGEKLFSCSDCGKRFSAKESLKFHTRTHTGEKPFSCSVCGQRFSAKKTLQTHTRTHTGEKPFSCSDCGKRFSVNIRLKFHARTHTGEKPFSCSVCGKGFSQKGSLTIHTKIHTGEKPFSCSVCGKGFSQKDRLEGHKRTHTGEKPFSCSVCGKRCSLKSNLKVHTRIHTGEKPFTCSLCGQAFSHRVSLIRHTGTHT, from the exons atgtttgcaagGACCACAGCAAAGTACGTGGAGGGAAAGGACGGTAGTCGTCAACGACTGGAAGCTCTTCGGCTGCAGCCTTATGTTGTGTTACGCAGAGCAG ACATCAGTGAAGCTATCCATCCTAAGCAGCAGGAGCCAGAGCGACTTCACATTAAAGAGGAAGGTGTGGGCAAAGAGCTCCATCGCTTCAATGAACAAATGGAGCAGAGGTTTCTTTGCACCATAAAAGAGGAGAAAGAACTGGAGCAGCCTTGTAAtaaagaggagggagaggacTCCTGCGACATGAAAACAGAGGTAGAAGACACCTATGACgtcaaaaaggaggaggaggaggatgccTGCAAGATGCCTTTCAAGAGTTTAGAAGAGGGTCAACATGAGGTGAGCAAAGGGGCGGAGCCTCCAAGCTGCAGCTCAAGTcaacaaatgaccagagaaggtgatggagaccaCTGTGGAGGATCACAAGCAGCTCCACCATCAGAGAGTCCTGACGTGTCATCACATGTTCCTGGTCCTGCTGagtctcaaaacaaacaatggcaATGTTCCCAGTGTGGATTGTTTTATGCTAATAGCAAAGGTTTGAAAcgacacacaaagaagaagTTTTCCTGCTCACTTTGTGGCCAAATATTCTGTCAGAAGAGAACCTTAACAAAGCACTCAAGAActcacactggcgagaaacgcTTTTCATGCTCAGATTGTGGGAAAAGATTTTCAGCGAAGCAAAGCTTAAAATACCATACAAGAACTCACAccggtgagaaacctttttcatgctcagtttgtgggcaAAGATTTTCAATGAAGAAACCCTTAAAaattcatacaagaatccacactggtgagaaaccttattcctgctcagtttgcgGCCAAGCATTCTCTGTGaatgcacatttaaaaattcatacaagaatccacactggtgagaaaccttattcctgctcagtttgcggccaaagattctctgtgaatacacatttaaaaacCCACATAAGAaaccacactggtgagaaacctttttcatgctcagatTGTGGGAAAAGATTTTCAGCGAAGGAAAGCTTAAAAGTTCATACAAAATttcacactggcgagaaacctttttcatgctcagtttgtgacAAAAGATTTTCACGTAAGGGAAGCTTGACAATTCATACAacaatccacactggtgagaaacttttttcatgctcagattgtgggaaaagattttcagcgaaggaaagcttaaaatttcatacaagaacccacactggtgagaaacctttttcatgctcagtttgtgggcaAAGATTTTCAGCGAAGAAAACCTTACAAActcacacaagaacccacactggtgagaaacctttttcatgctcagatTGTGGGAAAAGATTTTCAGTGAACATAAGGTTAAAATTTCATGCAAGAActcacactggcgagaaacctttttcatgctcagtttgtggcaaaGGATTTTCACAAAAGGGAAGCTTGACAATTCATACaaaaatccacactggtgagaaacctttttcatgctcagtttgtggcaaaGGATTTTCACAAAAGGATCGCTTAGAAGGGCACaaaagaacccacactggtgagaaacctttttcatgctcggTTTGTGGCAAAAGATGTTCACTGAAGTCAAACTTGAAAgttcatacaagaatccacactggtgaaaAACCTTTTACATGCTCACTTTGTGGTCAAGCATTCTCTCACAGGGTAAGCTTAATCAGGCACACAGGTACCCACACCTAA